The uncultured Tateyamaria sp. region GGCCGCTTCGAAATCCAACTCGCCATTCATGGCCCCCGCCGTGATGTCCTTGACCCGGTCGCCGACACCGGCCACATCCGCCAGTTCGTCAATGCATTCCTGCTGGATCATGGTACTGTCCATGTCGGCGATCAGCATCTTCTTGCGGCGCCCGTCCAGCGGCACAATCACCAGATCGACGCCCATCCTTTGCAAGTCAGCCCACACTTCCCACCGGTTGTCGGGCATCACCTCCAGTGAAAATGCGGCCACCTCGTCCACGGCCAGCCACTGCACATCCCCACCGCCCCACGCATTCCGCAGGTTGTCAATCAGGGCCGGCTCCAGCGACGGCGCGGCAGGATCCGTTAACAGCGTGCAAACAAACATGAAGACCCGTTTCCGATACGCGACAGGCATGTCGCAAAAAATGGTTCAAGCGGCGCTATAGCCCCGGATTCCCGGTTGCACCACCCCGTATGCCCCCGTAAACGCGGCCGTGGGACACCCTTCCCCAACGAAGGGCGCATATCTGTAAGGATAACATCAGATGGCTATCACTGCTCCGGTCACGCGGCCGGCAAACCCGCGTTTTTCTTCTGGCCCCTGCGCCAAACCACCCACCCACACACTCGCCGCACTTGCCGACGCGCCCCTTGGCCGCTCGCACCGTGCCGCCGTGGGCAAGGCCAAGCTCAAACAGGCAATCGAAGACACACGAGAGATCCTCGGCGTCCCCGCCGACTACAAGATCGGCATCGTACCCGCCTCGGACACCGGCGCTTACGAAATGGCGATGTGGTCCCTGCTGGGCGAACGGCACGCGGATATGGTTGCATGGGAAAGCTTCGGCGCAGGCTGGGTCACGGACGTCGCCAAGCAGCTGAAAATCGAACATACCGTCCACACGGCTGACTATGGCCACATCGTGGATATGGCCGCGCTCAACTACGACAACGATGTCTGCTTTACCTGGAATGGCACGACCTCTGGCGTGCGCATGGCAAATGGCGACGCGATCCCGATGGACCGTGCCGGGCTGACGCTGTGCGACGCGACCTCGGCCGCCTTTGCGATGGATCTGCCCTGGGACAAGCTGGATGTGACGACTTTCAGCTGGCAAAAGGTGCTGGGCGGCGAAGCGGCGCACGGCATGCTGATCCTGTCCCCCCGCGCGGTGGCACGTCTGGAATCGTACACGCCGCCATGGCCCCTGCCCAAAATCTTCCGCCTGACCAAGGGCGGCAAGCTGATCGACGGCATCTTTGTCGGTGAAACGATCAACACACCGTCCATGCTCGCGGTCGAAGATTACCTGTTTTCTCTGAACTGGGCGCGCGACGTGGGCGGCCTGCAAGGGTTGATCGCCCGTGCGGAAGCCAACGCCCAAGCCGTATTTGATTTCTGCGAAAAACACGACTGGATCGACAACCTCGCCGTTGATCCCGTCACACGGTCCACCACGTCGGTCTGCCTGAAGTTCACGGATGACCGGATTACGGACGGCGCCGCGTTCGCCAAGGCCGTCGCCAAACGGCTCGCGGATGAAAACGTGGCGCTCGACATCGGTGCGTACCGCGACGCCCCTCCGGGCCTGCGCATCTGGTGCGGCGGCACGGTCGAAACAGCAGACATCGCAGCGATGCTGCCCTGGCTCGCCCACGCGTTCGAGACCGAAATCAACGCATGATCACTGGTGGGCAGATTGCCCACCCTACTCCCCCACGTAGGGTGGGCAATCTGCCCACCACCCGACGCAAAACCACATCAACCCACAGGGTGTGCGTCCATCGCCCACCACCCGACACAAAACCAAACCAACCCGTAGGGTGCGCATTTATTGCGCACCACCCGCAAGGACACAAAAATGCCCAAAGTTCTCATCTCCGACAAACTCTCCGAAGCCGCCGTTCAGATTTTCCGCGACCGCGGGATCGAGGTCGATTTTCAACCCGACCTTGGCAAGGACAAGGACAAGCTGGCCGAGGTCATCGGCCAGTATGATGGCCTTGCCATCCGGTCCGCCACGCGCGTCACCCCGACCATTCTGAAGAATGCCCACAACCTCAAAGTCATCGGGCGCGCAGGCATCGGCACCGACAATATCGACAAGGAAGAGGCCAGCAAGAAAGGCGTGATCGTGATGAACACGCCCTTCGGCAACATGATCACGACCGCCGAACACGCCATCGCCATGATGTTCGCCGTTGCCCGCCAAATCCCCGAAGCCAGCGCATCGACACACGCGGGCAAATGGGAAAAGTCCAAGTTCATGGGCACCGAACTGACCGGCAAGACCCTGGGCGTCATCGGCGCAGGCAATATCGGCGGTATCGTCTGCGACCGTGCCCGCGGTCTGAAGATGAAGGTGCTCGCCTATGACCCGTTCCTGGGCGAGGAAAAGGCCGCCAAGATGGGTGTCGAAAAGGTCGAGCTTGAGGACCTGATCAAGCGCGCCGATTTCATCACCCTGCACGTGCCCAAGACCGAGCAGACGGCGAACATGATCACCGCCGAGCGTATCGCGATGATGAAACCCGGCGTGCGGATCATCAACTGCGCCCGTGGCGGCCTCGTGGACGAAGAGGCGCTGGCCGAAGCGCTGAAATCCGGCCACGTCGCAGGTGCGGCCTTTGACGTCTTTGCCGAGGAACCCGCCAAGGAAAACGCGCTGTTCAACCTGCCCAACGTGGTGGTCACACCGCACCTTGGCGCCGCCACGACCGAGGCGCAGGAAAATGTCGCCCTGCAGGTGGCCGAGCAGATGGCGAACTACCTGCTCACAGGGGCGGTCGAAAACGCGCTCAACATGCCGTCCGTTACAGCGGAAGAGGCCAAGGTGATGGGTCCCTGGGTCAAGCTGGCAGGCCACCTGGGCAGTTTCGTCGGCCAGATGACGGACGAGCCGATCAAGGCGATCAACATCCTCTATGACGGCGTTGTCTCGACCATGAACCTCGACGCGCTGAACTGCGGCGTCATCGCGGGCATCATGAAACGCGCCAACCCGGACGTGAACATGGTCTCCGCCCCCGTCATCGCCAAGGAACGCGGCATCCAGATATCGACCACGAACCAGGACCAGTCGGGCGCGTTCGAAGGGTACATCAAGGTCACCGTCGTCACCGACAAACGCGAACGCTCGGTCGCGGGCACCGTGTTCTCGGATGGCAAGCCACGCTTCATCCAGATCAAGGGCATCAACATCGACGCCGAGATCGGCGCCAACATGCTTTACACCACGAACGAGGACGTGCCGGGCATCATCGGCCTCTTGGGCAACACGATGGGCAAGAACGGCGTGAACATCGCGAACTTCACGCTGGGCCGGAACGATGTGGGCGGCGAGGCGATTGCGCTGCTTTATGTCGATGACCCGATCCCAAGCGATGTTCTGAAGACGCTCGACGGCACCGGCATGTTCACGCAGGTGAAACCACTGGCTTTCGACGTGGCTTGACGGCCAAACTCCCGTCCTCGCCTTTAAATCAATGCGGGGACGGCCACCCGTCCACCGCCGTCCAAAGGTAGGGGATTCCCGTATTGAGTGATTGAGCAACGCTGGTATCCTTTTCACAGGAGGTTGCCATGCTTGACTATCTAATGTCAGAAGTCGCAATTGCCGTTTGCCTGGGCAGCGTGTTTCAGGAGGTGCTGCACTGGTACAACCTGCGCACCCGGCTTCACCTCAAAGGCACGCAACGCCTGCTACGATCTCCGCTTTATTGGGCAATGACGGCGGTTATGATGATCGTATCGGTCCTCGGCGTGTATTTTTGGTTCGACGGCCAGCCCGACGATCACTCGCTGCGCGACATGTTTGTATTTGGCGCAGCCTTCCCACTCATTTTCAAATCACTCGTTAAATCCCTGTCGTCCGGTCAATCCGTTGAACTGGGTGCCACACCTGCACCGGCAAAAGACAAACCAATTCACGCAACAGGAGTTCTCAAGCATTATTTTGGAGTTTGATTATGTCCAAGAATTTTTTAGGCCCGATTATTCACCTCGGCCTCTTAGGCGTTATGGCGTTGCCTCTACTCGCCCGTTCCTGCGATACGGTCGCAACCACCGCACGGGTTGGTGACACAGCGACTTCCACCATTTCGCAAGCCAGCCGCGCCAGCCGCTTCGACGACTCTCAACTGGCTTTCCGCGCCGGAGAGAGCGACGGCACCACTCTGTTTCGGGAACTCGCCATCGAGGCGCCACGCCTCTCCGAAAATCTGGCAACTTCCTACCTCAGAGGGGTCGAACCGACGATCCGGTTCGCAACTGCGCTCCCCGATCATTCGACCGAATTCATCTCGATCTTTGGACGCGAACCGACACTGGCCATGCTGGATGAAACTACAACGGTCAATCGCAACTTCAACACGTTCGAAGATGCCGCTCAAAGCGCAAAATCAGCCGATGAAATAGCGCGGGTCATCTCAGGGTCTGACGAAAATGTCATCGCAGTCATCGCACATAACGACAACGGCAGGCTGATTTTTCCAGATGGTAGCCAACTCGAAATTGCAGAGATGGCAAACATGTGCGCTGCGGCCGACAAGCGCTGCGTTGTGCTCAGTTGTGAGTCGTCTGACTTCATCGCTGACAACTCAGCCAGCATTTCAGGCGTATCCCGTGTCATCACCACCCAAGAGGCCCTGTTCATTTCGCGACGGCTCTCGGGTTATCTGAAGCGCCTGCGCACCC contains the following coding sequences:
- a CDS encoding phosphoserine transaminase, with the translated sequence MAITAPVTRPANPRFSSGPCAKPPTHTLAALADAPLGRSHRAAVGKAKLKQAIEDTREILGVPADYKIGIVPASDTGAYEMAMWSLLGERHADMVAWESFGAGWVTDVAKQLKIEHTVHTADYGHIVDMAALNYDNDVCFTWNGTTSGVRMANGDAIPMDRAGLTLCDATSAAFAMDLPWDKLDVTTFSWQKVLGGEAAHGMLILSPRAVARLESYTPPWPLPKIFRLTKGGKLIDGIFVGETINTPSMLAVEDYLFSLNWARDVGGLQGLIARAEANAQAVFDFCEKHDWIDNLAVDPVTRSTTSVCLKFTDDRITDGAAFAKAVAKRLADENVALDIGAYRDAPPGLRIWCGGTVETADIAAMLPWLAHAFETEINA
- the serA gene encoding phosphoglycerate dehydrogenase, giving the protein MPKVLISDKLSEAAVQIFRDRGIEVDFQPDLGKDKDKLAEVIGQYDGLAIRSATRVTPTILKNAHNLKVIGRAGIGTDNIDKEEASKKGVIVMNTPFGNMITTAEHAIAMMFAVARQIPEASASTHAGKWEKSKFMGTELTGKTLGVIGAGNIGGIVCDRARGLKMKVLAYDPFLGEEKAAKMGVEKVELEDLIKRADFITLHVPKTEQTANMITAERIAMMKPGVRIINCARGGLVDEEALAEALKSGHVAGAAFDVFAEEPAKENALFNLPNVVVTPHLGAATTEAQENVALQVAEQMANYLLTGAVENALNMPSVTAEEAKVMGPWVKLAGHLGSFVGQMTDEPIKAINILYDGVVSTMNLDALNCGVIAGIMKRANPDVNMVSAPVIAKERGIQISTTNQDQSGAFEGYIKVTVVTDKRERSVAGTVFSDGKPRFIQIKGINIDAEIGANMLYTTNEDVPGIIGLLGNTMGKNGVNIANFTLGRNDVGGEAIALLYVDDPIPSDVLKTLDGTGMFTQVKPLAFDVA